The Clostridium sporogenes genome contains a region encoding:
- a CDS encoding APC family permease — protein sequence MDNEGHSHKKIGLFGATCVVAGNMIGSGVFMLPASLAAVSGPGATLVAWLITGIGSIFMALSCARLGSRIPKTGGPYEFGKLAFGDFIGFLNAWLYWSATWISNAAIIIAIGSYASYLIPALNNGFNALLFNSSILWIFTFLNVKGAKEAASFETVITVFKFLVFIFFIIFAAAHFNMGNITPMMPKGKGLSTLPLAATTTLWAFTGFESSAVGAGTIKDPEKNISRSTILGLVITILFYVAISFFAMGAIPQDVLAKSPSPMTDILAQFFGGGVVKVFNLAIVITILGTIAGWIMIAGQMSYAVAKDGLFPAVFAKLHSKYKTPYKGLIINAILTNILLILNSSKGMVSAYNFMILLATLSYLPVYATTSASDILLLFKCRGQLTVGKFIKIAIIPLIGFTYACWAIYGSGAETVLYGFMLMLAGVPFYIYMKLKNKKDISKADIDIDNIVQCSNE from the coding sequence ATGGATAATGAAGGTCATAGTCACAAAAAAATAGGTCTATTTGGAGCTACTTGTGTAGTTGCAGGGAATATGATTGGGTCTGGCGTATTTATGCTGCCAGCTAGTTTAGCAGCAGTATCAGGTCCAGGAGCTACCTTAGTAGCATGGTTAATTACAGGTATAGGATCTATATTTATGGCTTTATCCTGTGCTAGATTAGGAAGTAGAATTCCTAAAACAGGTGGACCATATGAATTTGGTAAATTAGCCTTTGGGGATTTTATAGGATTTTTAAATGCTTGGCTTTATTGGAGTGCTACATGGATATCTAATGCAGCAATTATAATAGCTATAGGAAGTTATGCATCCTATTTAATACCAGCTTTAAATAATGGATTTAACGCACTTTTGTTTAATAGTTCTATATTATGGATATTTACTTTTTTAAATGTTAAGGGAGCTAAGGAGGCGGCAAGTTTTGAAACTGTTATTACGGTATTTAAATTTTTAGTATTTATATTCTTTATAATATTTGCAGCTGCTCATTTTAATATGGGAAATATTACACCAATGATGCCAAAGGGAAAAGGATTGAGCACATTACCATTAGCTGCAACTACTACATTATGGGCTTTTACGGGTTTTGAATCTTCTGCAGTAGGTGCTGGAACAATTAAAGATCCAGAAAAAAATATAAGTAGAAGTACTATATTAGGCTTGGTTATAACAATTCTTTTTTATGTTGCAATAAGCTTTTTTGCCATGGGGGCTATACCACAGGATGTCTTAGCTAAGAGTCCTTCACCAATGACGGATATATTAGCTCAATTCTTTGGTGGTGGAGTAGTAAAAGTATTTAATTTAGCTATAGTTATAACTATATTAGGAACTATTGCAGGGTGGATTATGATTGCAGGACAGATGAGCTATGCAGTAGCTAAGGATGGATTATTTCCAGCAGTATTTGCAAAGTTACACTCCAAGTATAAAACTCCTTATAAGGGATTAATAATAAATGCTATATTAACTAATATATTATTAATATTAAATTCATCAAAGGGAATGGTATCTGCCTATAATTTTATGATACTTTTAGCTACATTATCATATTTACCGGTTTATGCTACTACATCTGCATCAGATATATTATTATTATTTAAATGTAGGGGACAATTAACTGTAGGCAAATTTATAAAGATAGCTATTATACCATTAATAGGATTTACCTATGCTTGTTGGGCAATATACGGTTCAGGAGCTGAAACAGTACTATACGGATTTATGTTAATGTTAGCAGGGGTTCCATTTTATATATATATGAAGTTGAAAAATAAAAAAGATATTTCTAAAGCTGATATAGATATAGATAATATTGTTCAATGTTCCAATGAGTAA
- a CDS encoding APC family permease: MEGHDKLKKEIGLFVATFIVAGNIIGSGIFMLPATLAAVSGPGATMAAWIITGIGSIFLALSFARLGSKIPKTGGPYQYAKIAFGDFVGFINAWLYWSATCISNAAIITAIGSYSSSLVPALKTNGLYAFLYTSAILWAFNILNIIGVKQASAFETVITIFKLGVFLIFVIIGFANFNPQYITPAFPKGKGFSTVPLAAATTLWAFSGFESASIAAGEIKSAEKNVKLSTIYGLLIAVLVYLVISFVAMGGLPQDMLAKSNSPMSDILALHLSSRAVNLFLLAIVITIFGTIAGWIMLTARISYAAAVDGMFPEAFAKIHPKYRTPHVGIIINGILTNIVLFMNYTGSMTSAYNFMILLATLAYLPVYAITNAADILLLSKREEKFNLGNFIINSIVPLIGFIYAIWAVYGTGAESALYGLILGFIGIPFYIYMKMKDKKQLEKLRKEQ, from the coding sequence ATGGAGGGACATGATAAATTAAAAAAAGAAATAGGACTTTTTGTTGCTACATTTATAGTGGCAGGTAATATAATTGGATCAGGAATATTTATGCTTCCAGCCACTTTAGCGGCGGTGTCAGGACCAGGAGCTACTATGGCAGCTTGGATTATAACTGGCATAGGTTCTATATTTTTAGCATTATCTTTTGCACGATTAGGATCGAAAATTCCAAAAACAGGAGGTCCTTATCAATATGCTAAAATAGCTTTTGGAGATTTTGTGGGCTTTATTAATGCATGGCTTTATTGGAGTGCTACATGTATATCTAATGCGGCTATAATAACGGCTATAGGAAGTTATTCTTCAAGTTTAGTTCCAGCTTTAAAAACTAATGGATTATATGCTTTTTTATATACCTCTGCTATATTGTGGGCATTTAATATATTAAACATTATAGGGGTAAAACAAGCTAGTGCCTTTGAAACAGTTATAACTATATTTAAACTAGGAGTATTTTTAATTTTTGTAATAATAGGCTTTGCTAATTTTAATCCACAATACATTACTCCTGCTTTTCCAAAGGGAAAAGGGTTTAGTACAGTGCCTTTAGCAGCAGCAACTACATTATGGGCATTCTCTGGATTTGAGTCCGCTAGTATAGCAGCAGGAGAAATAAAAAGTGCTGAAAAAAATGTTAAATTGAGTACTATTTATGGACTTTTAATAGCAGTGCTGGTATATTTAGTAATAAGCTTTGTAGCTATGGGTGGATTACCACAAGATATGTTAGCAAAAAGTAATTCTCCTATGAGTGATATATTAGCTTTACATTTAAGCAGTAGAGCTGTAAATCTATTTTTATTAGCTATTGTTATAACCATTTTTGGAACTATAGCAGGGTGGATAATGTTAACAGCTAGAATTTCCTATGCAGCAGCTGTAGATGGAATGTTTCCAGAAGCTTTCGCTAAGATTCATCCTAAATATAGAACTCCTCACGTAGGGATTATAATAAATGGAATATTAACTAACATTGTTCTTTTTATGAACTATACAGGTTCTATGACTTCTGCTTATAATTTTATGATTTTATTAGCTACATTAGCATACTTACCTGTATATGCTATAACTAATGCTGCAGATATATTACTTTTATCTAAAAGGGAAGAAAAATTTAATTTAGGAAATTTTATTATAAATTCCATTGTTCCATTAATAGGATTTATTTATGCTATTTGGGCGGTTTATGGAACAGGTGCTGAGTCTGCTTTATATGGGTTAATATTGGGTTTTATAGGTATACCATTTTATATTTATATGAAGATGAAAGACAAAAAACAGTTAGAAAAATTAAGAAAAGAACAATAA
- a CDS encoding gamma carbonic anhydrase family protein, whose translation MIYEYNGKKPIIKKNVFLAKSADLIGDVVLEENCTVLFGAVLRGDINSIHIGSGSNVQDNCVLHVDEGDLNIHIGNNVTVGHGSILHGCKINDNSLIGMGSIILNGAEIGSNTIIGAGSLVTSNKKIPSGVLCMGSPAKIIRELNEEEITSIKESAEDYINLNKNFNRE comes from the coding sequence ATGATTTACGAATATAATGGGAAAAAACCTATAATAAAGAAAAATGTTTTTTTAGCTAAAAGTGCAGACTTAATAGGAGATGTGGTATTAGAAGAAAATTGTACTGTATTGTTTGGGGCGGTTTTGAGAGGAGATATAAATAGTATACATATTGGTAGTGGGTCTAATGTACAAGATAATTGCGTTTTGCATGTAGATGAAGGAGATTTAAATATACATATAGGAAACAATGTAACAGTGGGTCATGGATCTATACTACATGGATGTAAAATAAATGATAATTCCTTAATAGGCATGGGGTCTATTATATTAAATGGAGCAGAAATAGGTTCAAATACTATAATTGGAGCAGGAAGTCTAGTAACTTCCAATAAAAAAATACCTTCAGGAGTTTTGTGTATGGGATCACCTGCAAAAATAATAAGAGAGCTTAATGAGGAAGAGATAACTAGTATAAAAGAGTCAGCAGAGGATTATATAAATTTAAATAAAAATTTTAATAGAGAATAA
- a CDS encoding ComEC/Rec2 family competence protein — protein MKIKAPRTFLVFIVVVSLFYTKALARDRGPEVHFIDTGQSDCILIKTGKENYLIDTGWKYYSGKILSYLNSNNVDKIDGVILTHYHDDHYGGLEMLLKTSKVKKLFLPKHDGGDKKKVINMVKKHKVKYEWIEDGWEVRGRKLNLKAIAPMNIDKKNENNNSIVLFGKIDGIKYLFLGDCEEREERDMIYNEKIKKCDILKVSHHGFKTSNSNELIDMAKPKIAIVTCDGIYSPDKIVIDRLKNKGIEVFTTSNKGNIIIKDNKIIWNRYSYYINKGKNFIGNIYLKFIS, from the coding sequence ATGAAAATAAAAGCACCTAGAACTTTCTTAGTGTTTATTGTTGTAGTAAGTTTGTTTTATACAAAAGCTTTGGCAAGGGATAGAGGGCCCGAGGTACATTTTATAGATACAGGGCAAAGTGATTGTATATTAATTAAAACAGGAAAAGAAAATTATTTAATAGATACTGGTTGGAAATATTATAGTGGTAAAATATTAAGTTATTTAAATTCCAATAATGTAGATAAAATAGATGGAGTTATATTAACCCATTATCATGATGATCATTATGGTGGGTTAGAGATGCTCTTAAAAACATCTAAAGTAAAAAAGCTTTTTTTACCCAAACATGATGGTGGTGATAAGAAAAAAGTAATTAATATGGTAAAAAAACATAAGGTTAAGTATGAATGGATAGAAGATGGATGGGAAGTTAGAGGAAGAAAGCTAAATTTAAAGGCTATAGCTCCTATGAATATAGATAAGAAGAATGAAAATAATAACTCTATAGTATTATTTGGTAAAATAGATGGAATTAAATATTTATTTTTAGGAGATTGTGAAGAAAGAGAAGAAAGAGATATGATATATAATGAAAAAATAAAAAAATGTGATATTTTGAAAGTTTCTCATCACGGATTTAAAACTAGCAACAGTAATGAACTTATAGATATGGCAAAACCTAAAATTGCTATTGTTACTTGTGACGGAATCTATAGTCCAGATAAAATTGTAATAGATAGATTAAAAAACAAAGGCATAGAAGTTTTTACAACAAGCAACAAAGGCAATATAATAATCAAAGATAACAAAATAATTTGGAATAGATATTCTTATTATATAAACAAGGGGAAAAATTTTATAGGAAATATTTATTTGAAATTTATATCTTAA
- a CDS encoding calcium-transporting P-type ATPase, PMR1-type, with protein MWFNKTSQEILEKLAVDTSKGLSSEEVGKRKEKYGLNKLNSKKQKSLLKMFFEQLNDILIYILLAAAIISGVLGEISDALIIGIVVIINTVIGVVQESKAEKALEALKQLSTPKALVKRNGENVEIPSEDVVPGDVIVLDAGRYVPCDLRLIETANLKIEESALTGESVPVEKHAEEKLEDPKTSLGDQKNMAFMSTLATYGRGTGIAVGTGMNTEIGKIAKMLEGEDKELTPLQKKLAELGKILGFAALGICALMFVVGLLQKRDILEMFLTAISLAVAAIPEGLPAIVTIVLAMGVQRMIKENAIIRKLPAVETLGAVNIICSDKTGTLTQNKMTVIKFYTNNEIQDIDKLNIEDNIHKMLLENLVLCNDATFSKDSSTGDPTEIALLEAGAKYNIVKNNIENEHKRIDEIPFDSDRKLMTTVNDFDDKNYVMTKGAIDNLLKISTNAYINGEVVPLTDEIKQNIMNASNDMSKNALRVLGAAYKILEDTNYNKENLEMDLTFIGLVGMIDPPRESVKDSIFECKNSGIKTIMITGDHKVTAFAIAKELGIAEDESQAIFGYELDDMSDSELSSKIESLRVFARVSPEHKVKIVKALKSKGNIVSMTGDGVNDAPSLKAADIGVAMGITGTDVAKGASDMVLTDDNFSTIVSAIKEGRNIYNNIKKSIIFLLSCNLGEIIALFIGILLGWPAPLRPIHLLWVNLITDSLPALSLGIDPGDPDIMDEKPRNPKESLFAGGAGISLILNGLLIGVLTLIAFEVGRIRYSDSLMHAQTMAFVVLSVSQLFHSFNMRHPKKSIFQLGLFTNKYLFASVIFGIFLQDMVITIPFLASIFKVFDLTMQDWIFVCALSIIPLIINEIVKFFKRLKDK; from the coding sequence ATGTGGTTTAACAAAACTTCTCAGGAAATATTAGAAAAACTTGCTGTAGACACTTCCAAAGGTTTAAGTTCTGAGGAAGTAGGAAAGAGAAAAGAAAAGTATGGCCTGAATAAATTAAATTCTAAAAAACAAAAATCTTTATTAAAAATGTTCTTTGAACAACTAAATGACATTCTAATTTATATACTATTAGCTGCAGCTATAATTTCTGGGGTTTTAGGTGAAATTAGTGATGCACTAATAATAGGAATAGTTGTTATTATTAACACCGTTATAGGGGTTGTACAAGAATCCAAAGCTGAAAAGGCTTTGGAAGCTTTGAAACAGCTTTCCACCCCAAAAGCCTTGGTAAAAAGAAATGGAGAAAATGTAGAAATTCCATCAGAAGATGTAGTTCCAGGAGATGTAATAGTTTTAGATGCAGGTAGATATGTTCCTTGTGATTTACGACTTATAGAAACTGCTAATCTTAAAATAGAAGAATCAGCTCTTACAGGTGAGTCTGTTCCTGTTGAAAAGCATGCTGAAGAAAAACTAGAAGATCCTAAAACATCCTTAGGCGATCAAAAAAATATGGCCTTTATGTCTACTCTAGCTACTTATGGAAGAGGTACTGGTATTGCTGTAGGCACAGGTATGAATACTGAAATAGGTAAAATAGCTAAAATGCTTGAGGGAGAAGATAAAGAACTCACTCCTCTACAAAAAAAGTTAGCTGAATTAGGTAAAATTTTGGGCTTTGCTGCTTTAGGTATATGTGCTTTAATGTTTGTTGTTGGCTTACTTCAAAAAAGAGACATTTTAGAAATGTTCTTAACCGCTATAAGCCTTGCTGTTGCTGCTATTCCTGAAGGGCTTCCTGCTATAGTTACTATAGTCTTAGCTATGGGAGTTCAAAGAATGATAAAGGAAAATGCTATAATTAGAAAACTCCCTGCTGTAGAGACTTTAGGAGCTGTTAATATTATATGCTCAGATAAAACTGGTACTTTAACTCAAAATAAAATGACCGTAATCAAATTTTATACTAATAATGAAATACAAGATATAGATAAGTTAAATATTGAAGATAATATTCATAAAATGCTCCTTGAAAATTTAGTTTTATGTAATGATGCCACTTTCTCTAAGGATTCAAGTACTGGTGATCCTACTGAAATAGCTTTACTAGAAGCAGGAGCTAAATATAATATTGTTAAGAACAATATAGAAAATGAACATAAAAGAATAGATGAAATTCCTTTTGATTCTGATAGGAAACTGATGACCACTGTAAATGATTTTGATGATAAAAACTATGTAATGACTAAAGGTGCTATAGATAATTTATTAAAAATAAGTACTAACGCTTATATAAATGGAGAAGTAGTTCCTTTAACAGATGAAATAAAACAAAATATAATGAATGCATCTAATGATATGTCTAAAAATGCTCTTAGGGTTTTAGGAGCTGCTTATAAAATATTAGAAGATACTAACTACAATAAAGAAAATTTAGAAATGGATTTAACTTTTATCGGTCTAGTAGGTATGATAGATCCACCTCGTGAGTCTGTAAAAGATTCTATTTTTGAATGTAAAAATTCTGGTATAAAAACTATAATGATTACAGGTGACCATAAAGTAACTGCTTTTGCTATTGCAAAGGAATTAGGTATAGCAGAGGATGAATCTCAAGCTATATTTGGATATGAATTAGATGATATGTCAGATTCAGAATTAAGCTCTAAAATTGAAAGTTTAAGAGTTTTTGCTAGAGTGTCTCCAGAACACAAGGTCAAAATAGTAAAAGCTTTAAAATCTAAAGGGAATATAGTTTCTATGACCGGTGATGGTGTTAATGATGCTCCCTCATTAAAAGCTGCAGATATAGGTGTGGCTATGGGTATAACAGGTACAGACGTTGCTAAGGGCGCTTCTGATATGGTATTAACAGATGATAATTTCTCTACCATAGTATCTGCAATAAAAGAAGGAAGAAATATATATAACAATATAAAAAAATCTATTATCTTTCTTTTGTCCTGTAATCTTGGAGAAATTATAGCTCTATTTATAGGTATACTTCTTGGTTGGCCAGCTCCATTAAGACCTATACACCTTTTATGGGTTAACTTAATAACAGATAGCCTACCAGCTTTATCTTTAGGTATAGACCCTGGTGATCCTGATATTATGGATGAAAAGCCAAGAAATCCTAAAGAGAGTTTATTTGCAGGTGGCGCAGGTATTTCTCTTATATTAAATGGTTTATTAATAGGTGTGCTTACATTAATAGCCTTTGAGGTTGGAAGGATAAGATATTCTGATTCATTAATGCATGCTCAGACTATGGCCTTTGTTGTATTAAGTGTATCTCAATTATTCCATTCCTTTAATATGAGACACCCTAAAAAGTCTATATTTCAATTAGGTTTGTTTACAAATAAATATTTATTTGCCTCTGTAATATTTGGAATATTCCTACAAGATATGGTTATAACAATTCCATTTTTAGCATCTATCTTTAAGGTTTTTGATTTAACAATGCAGGACTGGATATTTGTATGTGCATTATCAATAATACCTTTGATAATAAATGAAATAGTGAAATTCTTTAAAAGATTAAAGGATAAATAA
- a CDS encoding chromate transporter — MKTLLELFFSFLKIGMFSFGGGYAMLPLIEREIVHNKHWISYKSFIDIIGISQMTPGPIAINSATFVGYNVAGFKGSLMATLGVITFSFILVTVATHFIIKFKESNILKSALMGMRPALIGLIIYAFLNLASQSYIDLKSIIIGIITFILLLSKKIHPIIIIVIAGLLGIIFYGFVPF; from the coding sequence ATGAAAACATTACTAGAGTTATTTTTTTCTTTCTTAAAAATAGGTATGTTTAGTTTTGGTGGTGGTTATGCTATGCTTCCACTTATAGAAAGAGAGATTGTACACAATAAGCACTGGATAAGTTACAAATCCTTTATAGACATTATAGGTATATCTCAAATGACACCTGGACCTATAGCTATAAACTCTGCCACTTTTGTAGGATATAATGTAGCTGGATTCAAAGGAAGCTTAATGGCTACTCTAGGGGTTATAACCTTCTCTTTTATTTTGGTAACAGTAGCAACCCATTTTATTATAAAGTTTAAAGAATCAAATATTTTAAAATCTGCTCTAATGGGAATGAGACCTGCTCTTATAGGTCTTATAATATACGCTTTTTTAAACTTAGCTTCTCAATCCTATATAGATTTAAAGAGTATAATAATTGGTATAATAACATTTATACTTTTGCTATCTAAAAAAATACACCCTATTATAATCATAGTAATAGCTGGACTTTTAGGAATCATTTTTTATGGATTTGTTCCCTTTTAA
- a CDS encoding chromate transporter — translation MLKYLKMFWSFFKIGAFTFGGGYAMIPLIEEEVVNKNSWISKEDFLDILVISQSFPGALAVNCSTFIGYKIGNLPGAILALLGTILPSFFIILCIASFFMQFRNNYYVDLIFKGINGAVPVLVLVAVISLSKSIKKNYINYTIIILTVVLLKFFNMHPVIIILLSGIYGYIFLRKKVQ, via the coding sequence ATGCTTAAATATTTAAAAATGTTTTGGAGTTTCTTTAAAATAGGTGCTTTTACCTTTGGTGGTGGTTATGCAATGATTCCACTTATAGAGGAAGAGGTTGTAAATAAAAACTCTTGGATATCTAAAGAAGATTTCTTAGATATACTTGTAATATCTCAATCTTTTCCTGGTGCTTTAGCGGTAAATTGTTCTACCTTTATCGGATATAAAATAGGAAATTTACCTGGAGCTATACTTGCTCTTTTAGGAACCATATTACCATCCTTCTTTATAATATTATGTATTGCAAGCTTTTTTATGCAATTTAGAAATAATTATTATGTAGATTTAATATTCAAAGGGATAAATGGAGCCGTTCCCGTACTAGTGTTAGTAGCGGTAATAAGCCTTTCCAAATCTATTAAAAAAAATTACATTAATTATACCATAATTATATTAACAGTGGTACTTTTAAAATTCTTTAATATGCACCCTGTTATAATTATACTTCTTTCTGGAATATATGGTTATATTTTTCTTAGAAAGAAGGTGCAGTAA
- a CDS encoding type II toxin-antitoxin system PemK/MazF family toxin — MKNLNDMNSEELGKYIKDTENQIHKLLDEYINRVNNKIDKNKSAKTLKEKAYALSKLYKYVEWVNDGIEMNNNVKNRIRIVPKRGEVWTCELGQNIGSEENKIRPVIIIQNDTGNQNAPTTIVVPISNRPKKIAVHISIRNGDFELVKGEKMEITGTVLAEQIRIVSKARLGRHVATLSDKFMQLLDSKIKISLDL; from the coding sequence ATGAAAAACTTAAATGATATGAACAGTGAAGAATTAGGAAAATACATAAAAGATACAGAAAATCAGATACATAAGTTATTAGATGAATACATAAATAGGGTTAACAATAAAATAGATAAAAATAAAAGTGCTAAAACTTTGAAAGAGAAAGCATACGCATTAAGTAAACTATATAAATATGTAGAATGGGTAAATGATGGTATAGAAATGAATAATAATGTCAAGAATAGAATTAGGATAGTTCCTAAGCGAGGTGAAGTTTGGACTTGTGAATTAGGTCAAAATATAGGATCAGAAGAAAATAAAATTAGACCAGTTATTATTATACAAAATGACACAGGAAACCAAAATGCACCTACAACCATAGTAGTACCCATTTCTAATAGGCCAAAGAAGATAGCTGTACATATTTCCATAAGAAATGGAGATTTTGAATTAGTTAAGGGAGAAAAAATGGAAATAACAGGAACAGTGTTAGCAGAACAAATAAGAATTGTGTCAAAAGCTAGACTTGGAAGACACGTAGCTACTTTATCAGACAAATTCATGCAACTTTTAGATTCTAAAATAAAAATTTCGCTAGATTTGTAG
- a CDS encoding YaaR family protein, translating into MEIKRVGTNSPIQTESKRAIENKKGFSQNFNFARQQKSEQELKKMLENINKKGNRLAITKCYADVKAYKRMIKEYLKSVLEYMYSVKKDISFWQTQYFITVETVDEKLEELTEMLLSAEKENLDIAKTIDDITGLIVDIYK; encoded by the coding sequence TTGGAAATCAAAAGAGTAGGAACCAATTCACCGATACAAACAGAAAGTAAAAGGGCCATAGAAAATAAAAAAGGATTTTCTCAAAATTTTAATTTTGCTCGTCAGCAAAAATCAGAGCAAGAATTAAAAAAAATGTTGGAGAATATAAATAAAAAAGGAAATAGATTAGCTATAACTAAATGTTATGCTGATGTTAAAGCATATAAAAGAATGATAAAAGAATATTTAAAATCAGTTTTAGAATATATGTATTCCGTAAAAAAGGATATAAGTTTTTGGCAAACTCAATACTTTATTACAGTAGAAACAGTAGATGAAAAACTTGAGGAATTAACAGAAATGTTATTAAGTGCAGAAAAAGAAAATTTAGATATAGCAAAAACTATAGATGATATAACAGGACTAATTGTAGACATATATAAATAA
- a CDS encoding NAD(+) synthase codes for MNNSQYYIRVSTACPVTNVADIDFNIENIKKCIDMCIEKKSKLIVFPELCITSYTCGELFSQSLLISKALDGIHNICKYSIDKDVLIAVGAPLLYRNSLYNCAVIIFSGKILGIVPKSYLPNYSEFYEKRWFTEGYKIKSERINLPFQKNIPFGVNLIFSDKIFKFAFEVCEDLWVTIPPSSYLALMGANIIGNLSASNEIVSKSDYRRNLVSSQSGRCLASYVYSSSGVYESSTDLVFSGHLLIGENGSILKENKRFQRENEVITSIIDIDKINNERLKNVSFKDNSMNMNLELEEITFKFAINDVGDFDRPIDKYPFVPSNKEERAVRCKEIFNIQTSALAKRLDHTTMKKAVIGISGGLDSTLALLVIAKTFDKLNIPRENIITITMPGFGTTDRTYNNAVNLCKHLNTTLKEINIVDAALQHFKDIGHDKDIHDVTYENVQARERTQILMDIANKESGLVIGTGDLSELALGWCTYNGDHMSMYSVNCSIPKTLVRYLVRYVAENEVVKEISEILIDILDTPVSPELLPKDKEGNISQKTEDIVGPYELHDFFLYYFIRQGSTPDKIKQLAKVAFKDSYDKETIDKWFSYFIRRFFTQQFKRSAVPDGPKVGTISLSPRGDWRMPSDASFNLWKQK; via the coding sequence ATGAATAATTCACAATATTACATAAGAGTATCTACTGCTTGCCCTGTAACTAATGTAGCAGATATAGATTTTAATATAGAAAACATAAAAAAATGTATAGATATGTGTATAGAAAAAAAATCAAAATTAATAGTTTTTCCAGAGCTTTGTATAACTTCTTATACTTGTGGAGAACTTTTTTCACAAAGTCTATTAATATCCAAAGCCCTAGATGGAATACATAATATATGTAAATATTCTATAGATAAAGATGTTTTAATAGCTGTAGGAGCACCTTTATTATATAGAAATAGTCTTTATAATTGTGCTGTTATAATATTTAGCGGAAAAATACTAGGTATTGTCCCTAAAAGTTATTTACCTAATTATTCAGAGTTCTATGAGAAAAGATGGTTTACTGAAGGATATAAAATAAAAAGTGAAAGGATTAATCTACCATTCCAAAAAAACATTCCTTTTGGAGTTAACCTTATTTTTTCTGATAAAATTTTTAAATTTGCTTTCGAAGTATGCGAAGATCTTTGGGTTACAATTCCACCTAGTAGTTATCTTGCATTAATGGGAGCTAATATTATCGGAAATTTATCTGCATCTAATGAAATAGTTAGCAAATCAGATTATAGACGAAATTTAGTTTCATCTCAAAGTGGTAGATGCTTAGCATCCTATGTATATTCCTCATCAGGAGTATATGAATCTTCTACCGATTTAGTATTTAGTGGACACTTATTAATTGGAGAAAATGGCTCTATATTAAAAGAAAACAAGAGATTTCAACGAGAAAATGAAGTCATTACAAGTATTATAGATATAGATAAAATTAATAACGAAAGACTTAAAAATGTAAGCTTCAAAGATAACTCAATGAATATGAATTTGGAATTAGAAGAAATAACTTTTAAATTTGCAATTAATGATGTGGGTGACTTTGATAGACCTATAGACAAATACCCTTTTGTTCCTTCTAATAAAGAAGAAAGAGCAGTAAGATGCAAAGAAATATTTAATATACAAACTTCAGCTCTAGCTAAAAGACTTGATCATACTACTATGAAAAAAGCAGTTATAGGTATCTCAGGTGGATTAGATTCCACATTAGCTTTATTAGTTATAGCTAAAACCTTTGATAAATTAAACATTCCTAGAGAAAACATAATAACTATAACAATGCCTGGTTTTGGAACTACAGATAGAACCTATAATAATGCTGTAAATCTATGTAAACACTTAAATACAACCTTAAAAGAAATAAATATAGTAGATGCAGCATTGCAACATTTTAAAGATATAGGACATGACAAAGATATACATGATGTTACCTATGAAAATGTTCAAGCAAGAGAGAGAACTCAAATACTTATGGATATAGCTAATAAAGAAAGCGGCTTAGTCATAGGAACTGGTGACTTGTCTGAATTAGCTTTAGGTTGGTGTACTTATAATGGAGATCATATGTCCATGTACAGTGTAAATTGTTCTATTCCTAAAACCTTAGTAAGATATTTGGTAAGATATGTAGCTGAAAATGAAGTAGTAAAAGAAATATCAGAAATACTTATAGATATATTAGATACACCTGTAAGTCCTGAACTACTACCAAAAGATAAAGAAGGTAATATCTCTCAAAAAACTGAAGATATAGTAGGACCTTATGAATTACATGATTTCTTCCTCTATTATTTTATTCGTCAAGGATCCACTCCAGATAAAATAAAACAATTAGCTAAAGTAGCTTTTAAAGATTCCTACGACAAGGAAACTATTGATAAATGGTTCTCTTATTTTATAAGAAGATTCTTTACTCAACAATTTAAACGTTCTGCGGTCCCAGATGGTCCTAAAGTGGGAACTATAAGTTTATCCCCTAGAGGAGATTGGAGAATGCCATCAGACGCAAGTTTTAACCTTTGGAAACAAAAATAA